In Zunongwangia profunda SM-A87, the following proteins share a genomic window:
- a CDS encoding glutamate-cysteine ligase family protein — MSYHIFEVYGIELEYMLVNKDLQVNPVTDKLFIEKTGKITSDVENGKIEWSNELVGHVVELKTACPTSEIEHLDELFAENITEINSLLKPLESQLLPTAAHPLMDPLKETKLWEHDYNEIYELYNQIFDCNGHGWSNVQSMHINLPFANDNEFEKLHAAIRILLPIIPGLSASSPIFEGQLTGFMDSRMEMYKTNQKEVPQIAGKVIPECLYTKEEYHRGIFAPIKEAIKPYDKKGILEHHFLNSRGAIARFDRGAIEIRVIDLQECPKADMAIAILVIETLKSIVNEEFIPLEEQKPWKEDDLLDILNIAIKDAEVGKVKNEAYLAIFGLKKEAEIQEIWQVIFQKIKNNISEKHAQTIEFLLKEGSLATRIIKALNKNYSDEKIKSVYLKIADCLSKNQLFTI, encoded by the coding sequence TCCTGTTACTGACAAGCTTTTTATTGAAAAAACCGGGAAGATTACTTCAGATGTTGAAAATGGTAAGATCGAATGGAGCAATGAGCTGGTAGGACATGTAGTGGAATTAAAAACGGCTTGTCCCACTTCAGAAATTGAACATCTGGATGAGCTTTTTGCAGAAAACATCACTGAAATTAATAGCTTATTAAAGCCGTTAGAATCTCAACTTTTGCCAACCGCGGCACACCCATTAATGGATCCACTTAAGGAGACAAAACTTTGGGAACACGATTATAACGAGATTTATGAGCTTTATAATCAAATTTTTGATTGTAACGGGCATGGCTGGAGCAACGTACAGAGTATGCACATCAATTTGCCATTTGCCAATGATAACGAGTTTGAAAAGTTACATGCAGCCATAAGGATTTTATTACCTATTATCCCTGGCCTAAGTGCATCTTCACCAATTTTCGAAGGGCAGCTTACCGGATTTATGGATAGTCGTATGGAAATGTATAAAACCAATCAAAAAGAAGTTCCTCAAATTGCTGGAAAAGTCATCCCGGAATGCCTTTACACCAAGGAAGAATATCATCGTGGTATTTTTGCGCCTATCAAAGAAGCGATAAAGCCTTATGATAAAAAAGGGATTCTGGAACATCATTTTTTAAATTCCAGGGGTGCTATTGCACGTTTTGATCGTGGCGCAATAGAAATACGGGTCATTGACTTACAGGAGTGTCCTAAAGCTGATATGGCAATTGCCATTTTGGTAATCGAAACTTTAAAATCGATAGTAAATGAGGAATTTATCCCTTTGGAGGAACAAAAACCCTGGAAGGAAGATGATTTACTTGATATTCTGAATATAGCTATTAAAGATGCGGAAGTGGGTAAAGTAAAAAACGAGGCCTATTTAGCTATTTTCGGCTTAAAAAAAGAAGCCGAAATTCAAGAAATCTGGCAGGTAATATTCCAGAAAATTAAAAATAATATTTCTGAAAAACATGCCCAAACAATTGAATTTTTATTGAAAGAAGGGTCATTAGCCACCAGGATTATAAAAGCTTTAAACAAAAATTATTCCGACGAAAAAATTAAAAGTGTTTATTTAAAAATAGCTGATTGTTTGTCTAAAAATCAATTATTTACGATTTGA
- a CDS encoding N-formylglutamate amidohydrolase yields MKLVLSCEHAGNALPQQFKFIKDAKDPVWKTHRAYDPGAFKLFQELSKIADFSFDYKFSRLLIEPNRSLHHRNLFSEYSKSLTAEQKKILIDSFYLKYRNEVEHCIAACREAGEEVVHISVHSFTPVLDAVERQTDIGLLYDPTREGEKNFSRHLKHELIKELDVRVRSNYPYFGTADGFTTYLRTKFTTNYIGIELEVNQKFAKNNRFSNDFMQHIKQGLFKTMQRHYINMPSI; encoded by the coding sequence TTGAAATTAGTTTTAAGTTGTGAGCATGCTGGGAATGCATTGCCACAACAATTTAAATTTATAAAAGATGCAAAAGATCCGGTTTGGAAAACGCATCGTGCTTATGATCCCGGGGCTTTTAAATTGTTTCAGGAATTATCAAAAATAGCGGATTTTAGTTTTGATTATAAATTTAGCCGATTGTTAATTGAACCCAATCGTTCTTTACATCATCGTAATTTATTTTCAGAATATTCTAAATCGCTGACTGCGGAGCAAAAAAAAATATTGATTGACTCCTTTTACCTGAAGTACAGGAATGAGGTAGAGCATTGTATTGCTGCCTGTAGGGAAGCAGGAGAAGAAGTGGTACATATTTCTGTGCATAGCTTTACGCCGGTTTTAGACGCTGTGGAACGCCAAACGGATATCGGACTTTTATACGATCCTACAAGGGAAGGGGAAAAAAACTTTTCCAGGCATTTAAAGCACGAACTTATAAAAGAATTAGATGTGAGGGTTAGGTCTAATTATCCTTATTTTGGAACGGCAGATGGTTTTACCACCTATCTTAGAACCAAGTTTACCACTAATTATATTGGGATTGAACTGGAAGTAAATCAAAAATTCGCCAAAAACAACCGTTTTTCTAACGATTTTATGCAGCATATTAAGCAAGGCCTTTTTAAGACCATGCAGCGTCATTACATAAATATGCCCAGTATATAG
- a CDS encoding OsmC family protein, which produces MIRKASAVWNGTLKEGHGKLSTESGVLNETQYSYKTRFEDGKGTNPEELIGAAHSGCFTMQLSAFLAEEDFPAETLNTKSEITFKDGVVSKSHLILEGKVPNISEEKFLEIAKKAKENCPLSKLLDTEITLDAKLVK; this is translated from the coding sequence ATGATTAGAAAAGCAAGCGCAGTTTGGAATGGAACACTAAAAGAAGGACACGGAAAACTTTCTACTGAAAGTGGTGTTTTAAATGAGACTCAGTATTCTTATAAAACCCGATTTGAAGATGGGAAAGGTACCAATCCTGAAGAATTAATTGGTGCGGCTCATTCTGGGTGTTTTACCATGCAGTTATCTGCCTTTTTAGCGGAAGAAGATTTTCCTGCGGAAACACTAAATACAAAAAGTGAAATTACCTTTAAAGATGGAGTGGTTTCTAAATCACATCTAATTCTTGAAGGAAAAGTTCCTAATATCAGTGAAGAGAAATTCCTGGAAATCGCTAAAAAAGCAAAGGAAAACTGCCCATTATCTAAATTATTGGATACAGAAATTACCTTAGATGCCAAGCTGGTAAAGTAA